Proteins from one Anastrepha obliqua isolate idAnaObli1 chromosome 2, idAnaObli1_1.0, whole genome shotgun sequence genomic window:
- the LOC129237703 gene encoding cell cycle checkpoint protein RAD17, producing the protein MNPASRKRAWSNSAFANQSKFEASDKTNDFENGSSFADNKQENRNDIQTLQNPKVEKTQTKSSKNSSNWINAFEPSKCEEVAVHTKKLAELQNWLMHYEAVSKQHPAQICLLTGPSGSGKTTAVRVISRSLNYELHEWINPVDCELINVLGDQTNSYIGSQIEMFKSFLFRSSRYKSLVGGQKRLVLVEDFPNMIISNAETFETILEEFSKYGKSPLIFIVTDSKTRSLNISYNIFTEQLKNKFHINHIGFNPIAVTLLQKAMKRFCTLMREPQIAANYNVPSQSVIDSIVFAAQGDIRNALINLHFASLKGTGTLPTERVESCDNKGKSKKQVSTLKTIRRDESLTMFHALGRVFNPKRMSNGNFMHNPEDISESFASEPKRFIDLMHANYLPHFGDIEHVVAATNNLSIADNIITEYREESLALIALNIAIRSIMVANETPVSAWIPVRAPKRYQQDALCKPLPLQCISKNVYATDYKSYVEIIHGSKNISSTK; encoded by the exons ATGAATCCGGCATCGCGTAAA CGTGCTTGGAGCAATTCAGCTTTTGCTAATCAATCCAAATTTGAGGCCTCTGataaaacaaatgattttgagAATGGGAGCAGCTTCGCTGATAACAAACAAGAGAATAGAAATGACATACAAACGCTACAGAATCCTAAAGTGGAGAAAACTCAAACCAAATCCTCCAAAAATAGTTCCAATTGGATTAATGCATTTGAACCAAGTAAATGTGAAGAAGTCGCAGTACATACGAAAAAACTAGCAGAACTACAAAACTGGCTAATGCATTATGAAGCCGTAAGTAAACAACATCCTGCACAAATATGCCTGCTTACCGGGCCATCTGGTTCGGGAAAAACTACAGCCGTACGTGTTATATCACGATCACTAAATTATGAACTGCACGAATGGATTAATCCAGTTGACTGTGAATTAATTAACGTCTTAGGAGATCAAACTAATAGTTACATAGGATCCCAAATAGAAATGTTTAAGTCGTTTTTATTTCGTTCGTCTCGGTATAAATCATTAGTCGGTGGTCAAAAGCGTCTGGTGCTAGTGGAGGATTTTCCCAACATGATAATTTCAAATGCCGAGACTTTTGAAACTATTCTGGa AGAATTTTCGAAATATGGAAAATCGCCGCTTATATTTATAGTAACGGATTCCAAAACTCGTTCTTTAAATATAAGTTATAACATCTTTACTGAGCagctgaaaaataaatttcatataaacCATATTGGTTTTAATCCAATCGCAGTGACTCTATTACAGAAGGCGATGAAAAGATTTTGTACTCTAATGAGGGAGCCACAAATAGCCGCTAATTACAATGTGCCTTCACAATCGGTTATCGACTCGATAGTATTTGCTGCGCAAGGTGATATTCGCAACGCACTGATAAATCTGCACTTTGCTTCACTAAAGG GTACTGGTACTTTGCCTACAGAGCGTGTGGAATCATGTGACAACAAgggaaaatctaaaaaacaagTATCAACGCTTAAAACGATTCGTCGTGATGAATCACTAACGATGTTTCATGCATTGGGACGAGTTTTCAATCCCAAAC GTATGTCCAATGGTAATTTCATGCACAATCCAGAAGATATAAGCGAAAGTTTTGCATCTGAACCGAAGCGATTTATTGATCTTATGCATGCTAATTACCTTCCACATTTCGGCGATATTGAACACGTTGTTGCAGCAACGAATAACCTGAGCATTGCTGACAACATTATTACCGAATATCGCGAGGAATCGTTGGCACTGATCGCGCTTAATATAGCTATACGGAGTATAATGGTAGCGAACGAGACTCCAGTCAGCGCGTGGATCCCAGTTAGAGCACCAAAGCGTTATCAGCAAGACGCTTTATGTAAACCGCTACCTCTACAGTGCATATCCAAAAACGTATACGCAACAGATTATAAAAGTTACGTGGAAATCATTCATGGCTCTAAAAACATCAGCTCGaccaaataa
- the LOC129237702 gene encoding ubiquitin carboxyl-terminal hydrolase 30 homolog isoform X1, whose product MEGEKILMAAGVTVAAVVGAFVFWGPSGKCSSRLRQRRGQIAGLHNFGQTCFLNTLLQALAACPQFIAWLQLYNNVNSDRKSLISSLLNTLEVINGTHSTLRGDPYSPGAVMRALHALGWVIPQEEHDAHELFHVMLASLEEEALRPKKVGCLSDALPVLIGGGDGEQPDRPSSAMLTDFLNTDYDESTNLTRLVRSEAHTPDSPSSVCEREMCSGEGGAAGTSPTEIMDFDPLASPVLGGQRVSRARTAQLTRYPWSEGLNKRVSTSCRSLERLSRGPGRVSIWSDQMPTHVAIPFQGAMGTQIVCNGCGFKSTVRYDKFDSVTLNLPPQRRSGLSLGHLLSEYITSEELNDVKCESCNETTNHIKSLTFAKLPACLCVHIARTVWLPTGQICKRQDYVHFPESLSMAPYSFVQPHLNSQAGTPWGSTMSLFSSSLPMNSLGGSGNDSYGSAFGTMFPKNLYRLLAVVVHSGEASSGHFVTYRRGALRNAHRWFYTSDTVVREVSIEEVLSVPAYLLFYDRGPQRR is encoded by the exons atggaaggtgaaaaaattttaatggctGCAGGAGTGACTGTCGCTGCTGTAGTTGGTGCATTTGTATTCTGGGGTCCTTCAGGTAAAT GTTCTTCACGTCTGCGGCAACGAAGAGGACAAATAGCTGGACTACACAACTTTGGACAAACTTGCTTTTTAAATACATTGCTTCAGGCTCTTGCTGCCTGTCCCCAATTTATAGCTTGGCTGCAGTTATATAATAATGTCAACTCCGACAGAAAGAGCCTGATATCATCCCTGTTGAACACACTTGAAGTAATAAATGGCACTCACTCCACTTTGCGTGGGGATCCTTACTCTCCAGGTGCAGTGATGCGTGCTCTTCACGCACTAGGATGGGTTATACCACAGGAAGAACACGATGCTCACGAATTATTTCATGTAATGTTAGCGTCTCTAGAAGAAGAGGCTTTGAGGCCCAAGAAAGTCGGTTGTCTTTCAGATGCATTACCCGTTTTGATCGGCGGAGGTGATGGAGAGCAACCAGATAGACCATCTAGTGCTATGCTAACAGATTTCTTAAATACTGACTACGatgaatctacaaatttaaCACGTTTGGTACGTTCAGAAGCCCACACGCCGGATTCACCTTCATCAGTATGCGAACGCGAAATGTGCTCCGGCGAAGGGGGTGCAGCTGGTACATCTCCAACTGAAATAATGGACTTCGATCCACTGGCTTCTCCAGTATTGGGTGGACAACGAGTCAGTCGAGCTCGCACAGCCCAACTAACCAGATATCCTTGGTCAGAAGGTTTAAATAAACGTGTGTCTACATCATGTCGGTCATTGGAGCGATTAAGCCGTGGTCCGGGAAGAGTGTCG ATTTGGTCTGATCAAATGCCTACTCATGTAGCTATACCCTTTCAAGGAGCAATGGGTACGCAAATTGTTTGCAACGGTTGCGGGTTCAAA TCAACTGTGCGTTACGACAAGTTTGACAGTGTAACTTTGAATTTGCCACCTCAGCGTCGTTCGGGTCTTAGCTTGGGACATTTGCTGAGCGAATATATAACATCTGAAGAATTGAACGATGTAAAATGTGAATCCTGTAACGAAACCACCAATCACATCAAATCGCTGACATTCGCCAAATTGCCTGCTTGCCTCTGTGTACATATTGCTCGTACGGTATGGCTGCCAACTGGTCAAATTTGCAAGCGGCAAGACTACGTACATTTCCCCGAAAGTTTGTCAATGGCCCCATACAGCTTTGTCCAACCGCATTTGAACAGCCAG GCTGGCACACCATGGGGATCTACGATGTCGCTTTTCTCTTCTAGTTTGCCCATGAACAGTTTGGGGGGTAGTGGCAATGATTCATACGGAAGTGCGTTCGGCACAATGTTCCCCAAAAATCTATACAGACTCTTAGCTGTCGTTGTTCACTCCGGTGAAGCAAGCAGTGGTCATTTCGTAACTTATCGACGAGGAGCTTTACGGAACGCACATCG CTGGTTCTACACCTCAGACACTGTTGTACGTGAAGTTTCCATAGAAGAAGTACTTAGCGTACCAGCTTATTTGCTCTTTTATGATCGTGGTCCACAGCGACGCTAA
- the LOC129237702 gene encoding ubiquitin carboxyl-terminal hydrolase 30 homolog isoform X2: MEGEKILMAAGVTVAAVVGAFVFWGPSGSSRLRQRRGQIAGLHNFGQTCFLNTLLQALAACPQFIAWLQLYNNVNSDRKSLISSLLNTLEVINGTHSTLRGDPYSPGAVMRALHALGWVIPQEEHDAHELFHVMLASLEEEALRPKKVGCLSDALPVLIGGGDGEQPDRPSSAMLTDFLNTDYDESTNLTRLVRSEAHTPDSPSSVCEREMCSGEGGAAGTSPTEIMDFDPLASPVLGGQRVSRARTAQLTRYPWSEGLNKRVSTSCRSLERLSRGPGRVSIWSDQMPTHVAIPFQGAMGTQIVCNGCGFKSTVRYDKFDSVTLNLPPQRRSGLSLGHLLSEYITSEELNDVKCESCNETTNHIKSLTFAKLPACLCVHIARTVWLPTGQICKRQDYVHFPESLSMAPYSFVQPHLNSQAGTPWGSTMSLFSSSLPMNSLGGSGNDSYGSAFGTMFPKNLYRLLAVVVHSGEASSGHFVTYRRGALRNAHRWFYTSDTVVREVSIEEVLSVPAYLLFYDRGPQRR, translated from the exons atggaaggtgaaaaaattttaatggctGCAGGAGTGACTGTCGCTGCTGTAGTTGGTGCATTTGTATTCTGGGGTCCTTCAG GTTCTTCACGTCTGCGGCAACGAAGAGGACAAATAGCTGGACTACACAACTTTGGACAAACTTGCTTTTTAAATACATTGCTTCAGGCTCTTGCTGCCTGTCCCCAATTTATAGCTTGGCTGCAGTTATATAATAATGTCAACTCCGACAGAAAGAGCCTGATATCATCCCTGTTGAACACACTTGAAGTAATAAATGGCACTCACTCCACTTTGCGTGGGGATCCTTACTCTCCAGGTGCAGTGATGCGTGCTCTTCACGCACTAGGATGGGTTATACCACAGGAAGAACACGATGCTCACGAATTATTTCATGTAATGTTAGCGTCTCTAGAAGAAGAGGCTTTGAGGCCCAAGAAAGTCGGTTGTCTTTCAGATGCATTACCCGTTTTGATCGGCGGAGGTGATGGAGAGCAACCAGATAGACCATCTAGTGCTATGCTAACAGATTTCTTAAATACTGACTACGatgaatctacaaatttaaCACGTTTGGTACGTTCAGAAGCCCACACGCCGGATTCACCTTCATCAGTATGCGAACGCGAAATGTGCTCCGGCGAAGGGGGTGCAGCTGGTACATCTCCAACTGAAATAATGGACTTCGATCCACTGGCTTCTCCAGTATTGGGTGGACAACGAGTCAGTCGAGCTCGCACAGCCCAACTAACCAGATATCCTTGGTCAGAAGGTTTAAATAAACGTGTGTCTACATCATGTCGGTCATTGGAGCGATTAAGCCGTGGTCCGGGAAGAGTGTCG ATTTGGTCTGATCAAATGCCTACTCATGTAGCTATACCCTTTCAAGGAGCAATGGGTACGCAAATTGTTTGCAACGGTTGCGGGTTCAAA TCAACTGTGCGTTACGACAAGTTTGACAGTGTAACTTTGAATTTGCCACCTCAGCGTCGTTCGGGTCTTAGCTTGGGACATTTGCTGAGCGAATATATAACATCTGAAGAATTGAACGATGTAAAATGTGAATCCTGTAACGAAACCACCAATCACATCAAATCGCTGACATTCGCCAAATTGCCTGCTTGCCTCTGTGTACATATTGCTCGTACGGTATGGCTGCCAACTGGTCAAATTTGCAAGCGGCAAGACTACGTACATTTCCCCGAAAGTTTGTCAATGGCCCCATACAGCTTTGTCCAACCGCATTTGAACAGCCAG GCTGGCACACCATGGGGATCTACGATGTCGCTTTTCTCTTCTAGTTTGCCCATGAACAGTTTGGGGGGTAGTGGCAATGATTCATACGGAAGTGCGTTCGGCACAATGTTCCCCAAAAATCTATACAGACTCTTAGCTGTCGTTGTTCACTCCGGTGAAGCAAGCAGTGGTCATTTCGTAACTTATCGACGAGGAGCTTTACGGAACGCACATCG CTGGTTCTACACCTCAGACACTGTTGTACGTGAAGTTTCCATAGAAGAAGTACTTAGCGTACCAGCTTATTTGCTCTTTTATGATCGTGGTCCACAGCGACGCTAA
- the LOC129238548 gene encoding exportin-6, with translation MSSSLSVVEALLQEFHEPATPNIRKREIETELIVFRGQPSSWQISLQVAASIETNQYLWFFGTSTLEHWISRRWSHLTSSDRTLLRETLWNTYANLSVTNVPRRQRDTFAQLIALIGKREFPDDHPSYIGHCLELIRSEKFVLGITLLRITSEEVINNRDCVTTERQNYFHSCISMCIPEILDLLTKYLLITVCHINDKDIHSLPNTLVDYALSTSLPNDNQFSSAVLELLTCVQHLVSWTRTELISEYFLMSILDLAQWRASQPHISLAALSVLNELMYLQKPLPHTLTMMTGVNGLLEQHNTTKQQSEMYADKFRELLRLYADRYWSKMVQHNDLLESFLKSLYCCTISKNGALDFTEKLEIWTPIMKGLVMSSKQNRYNDVLYQLVVEIMRRILFEFNKSELELLDNELMEENTQTEWQQFLSQCIECVALVAETRPNAVFAQVSAHWTRPHVYLLSLENDLDNGKLYELGRKLKSQSFNEHLRDLSTVCQAVVRLSPLLDANSPEVGAQVTSQLKLLTENLLTLLKFFTSNKISTLNLDKSTFQTDFDYLYAQILMAMRSILPISINLKHDGVIQCLFDALGVILLPDHVAVAPVVAISGSQLLLCISTVIRPKRLLETLCVIRLMQAGPKLTHLPRQAIANIYISLIGYLALPKTVEEQQQDYTWRCNHLYEYVKCLAQNFLELDSQTTVSKISSIMPNILSIFSEVIEYFKDSCNTTKDILANAFKPIITKALMLFNSFGISNNSIPISAAEFSLSILRSLLNQFGAPFIKDMITLYITVSSREQLSLNQLAVLEKILQMFQIIVQQPGNTWTTMLPSILSFTIEHVLPLIQQHDSSLVDGTDLSGMVYALFDNVLLHKWQYFYKPHVQYNGSLLHSSSDNLHPEHFMAILNAYGQVLVSGNDPNLVRKVLLSMQAVNERWRLFQRALFQDSLLASFQRALISILLSGEGSLHFDLLANVLYAMGQVDNLKLRESFVTAGFPVNPKYLDVICLSTDIPTFSQKLSQLIQDAHSVHLTQT, from the exons ATG TCTTCCTCGTTGTCTGTGGTAGAGGCGCTACTTCAAGAATTCCACGAACCCGCCACGCCTAATATACGCAAACGTGAAATTGAAACCGAACTAATTGTGTTTAGAGGACAACCAAGCTCTTGGCAAATAAGTCTGCAGGTGGCTGCTTCGATTGAAACAAATCAATACCTCTGGTTCTTCGGTACCTCAACTTTGGAACATTGGATTTCACGTCGCTGGTCTCACTTGACTAGCAGCGACAGAACTCTACTGCGTGAAACATTATGGAATACCTACGCAAATTTATCTGTAACAAATGTGCCGCGACGACAACGTGATACATTCGCACAATTAATTGCACTTATAGGAAAACGTGAGTTTCCTGACGATCATCCCAGCTACATAGGCCACTGTTTAGAATTAATTCGCtcggaaaaatttgttttgggcATTACACTGCTACGCATCACATCAGAAGAGGTAATCAACAATCGTGACTGCGTAACAACGGAGCGTCAGAATTATTTTCATTCTTG CATATCCATGTGTATACCCGAAATTCTGGATTTACTCACTAAGTATTTACTAATCACGGTTTGCCATATCAACGATAAAGACATCCATTCCCTACCCAACACTCTAGTGGATTATGCCCTATCTACGTCGCTGCCAAATGACAATCAATTTAG TTCCGCAGTATTGGAGCTACTTACATGTGTGCAACACCTCGTCTCATGGACTCGCACTGAATTGATCTcagaatattttcttatgagcaTTTTAGACTTAGCGCAATGGCGTGCCTCACAACCTCACATCTCCTTGGCTGCACTATCTGTGCTAAACGAGCTGATGTATCTCCAGAAGCCACTGCCCCACACATTAACTATGATGACGGGTGTAAATGGCCTTTTGGAACAACATAATACGACTAAGCAACAAAGCGAGATGTATGCAGATAAATTTAGGGAACTACTGCGCCTCTATGCAGACCGATATTGGTCGAAGATGGTGCAGCATAATGATTTATTAGAATCATTTCTTAAATCGCTTTATTGTTGCACAATATCAA AGAATGGTGCCCTAGATTTTACGGAAAAACTTGAAATATGGACTCCAATTATGAAAGGTCTTGTGATGAGCTCAAAACAAAATCGCTACAATGATGTACTGTATCAACTAGTCGTGGAGATAATGCGCCGCATATTGTTTGAGTTCAATAAATCTGAGTTGGAGCTACTAGACAATGAGTTAATGGAAGAAaac ACACAAACTGAGTGGCAACAATTTTTGTCGCAGTGTATTGAATGCGTAGCTCTTGTAGCGGAAACTCGGCCCAATGCTGTTTTCGCACAAGTTTCCGCACATTGGACGCGCCCTCACGTTTATCTCCTGTCTTTGGAAAATGATCTCGATAACGGAAAACTATATGAGTTAGGTAgaaaattgaaaagtcaaaGCTTTAACGAGCATCTGCGTGATTTGTCAACGGTCTGTCAGGCTGTGGTACGTTTATCACCACTATTGGATGCCAATTCACCGGAAGTGGGTGCACAAGTAACCAGTCAGTTGAAGCTGCTTACGGAAAACCTCTTGACATTGCTCAAATTCTTTACTAGTAACAAAATATCAACTTTGAATCTAGATAAATCAACGTTCCAGACTGATTTTGATTACTT ATATGCTCAAATACTGATGGCGATGCGTAGTATTTTACCAATATCGATCAACCTGAAGCATGATGGAGTCATTCAATGCCTCTTTGACGCGCTCGGTGTTATTTTATTGCCGGACCATGTTGCGGTGGCACCGGTGGTTGCAATATCAGGAA gTCAATTGCTGCTTTGTATTTCGACTGTGATAAGACCAAAACGTTTATTGGAGACACTATGCGTTATCCGATTGATGCAGGCTGGTCCCAAATTGACACATCTACCGCGTCAGGCTATCGCCAATATCTATATTAGCCTTATTGGCTACTTAGCTCTACCGAAAACTGTAGAAGAGCAGCAACAGGATTACACATGGCGTTGTAATCAT CTCTATGAATACGTGAAATGTCTAGCACAAAATTTCCTTGAACTTGACTCGCAAACAACCGTATCGAAAATTTCATCAATCATGCCCAATATTTTGAGTATATTCAGTGAGGTCATAGAATACTTTAAGGACTCTTGCAACACCACAAAAGACATATTAGCAAATGCATTTAAG CCCATCATCACGAAAGCATTAATGCTTTTCAACAGTTTCGGCATAAGCAATAACTCTATTCCCATTTCCGCAGCCGAGTTTAGTTTAAGTATATTACGTAGCCTGTTAAACCAATTTGGTGCGCCATTCATCAAAGACATGATCACGCTCTACATAACTGTCAGCAGCAG agaACAATTGAGTCTTAATCAGTTGGCGGTATTGGAGAAAATATTGCAGATGTTCCAGATAATCGTACAACAGCCGGGCAATACTTGGACCACTATGCTGCCTTCCATATTGAGTTTCACCATTGAGCACGTGCTGCCATTGATACAGCAACATGACTCTAGCTTGGTTGACGGCACTGATTTGAGCGGCATGGTTTATGCGCTTTTTGATAA TGTTTTGCTACACAAATGGCAGTATTTCTACAAACCCCATGTACAGTATAATGGTTCGCTATTGCATAGCAGTAGTGATAATCTACATCCAGAACATTTTATGGCTATTTTAAATGCTTACGGACAAGTGCTGGTATCCGGCAATGATCCAAATCTGGTGCGAAAGGTCTTGCTATCGATGCAGGCCGTAAACGAGCGGTGGCGTTTGTTTCAGCGTGCCCTCTTCCAAGACAGTCTACTTGCTTCGTTTCAGCGCGCGCTTATCAGTATACTACTGTCCGGTGAGGGTTCGCTGCATTTTGATCTATTGGCGAACGTACTTTACGCCATGGGTCaagtagataatctaaagttgcGTGAAAGCTTTGTGACGGCTGGATTTCCAGTTAATCCGAAATATTTGGATGTGATCTGCTTATCAACT gacattccaacattttcacaaaagttATCCCAACTGATACAGGATGCGCATAGTGTACATCTAACGCAAacgtaa